In Candidatus Epulonipiscium viviparus, one DNA window encodes the following:
- a CDS encoding sulfide/dihydroorotate dehydrogenase-like FAD/NAD-binding protein yields the protein MYKILEKQRLSEQVVRMKIDAPNVAKKALAGQFIILRVDEDGERIPLTVADYDRGAGTVSIIFQEVGYTTIKLGKKEEGEYIQDFVGPLGLASEVEEYKGKRVCVIGGGLGCAIAYPQAKAFYEAGAIVDVIAGFRNKDLVILEKEMGACSKKLTIITDDGSNGKKGLVTDVLKEEIESGAHYDLVIAIGPLVMMKFVSLATKPYGIKTIVSMNSTMVDGTGMCGCCRLTVDNKTKFACVDGPDFDGHLVDFDETIRKSRMYHDHERSQCSLEGFKNA from the coding sequence ATGTATAAAATACTTGAAAAACAGAGATTAAGTGAGCAAGTTGTACGTATGAAAATTGACGCACCCAATGTTGCGAAGAAAGCATTAGCAGGTCAATTTATTATTTTGAGAGTTGATGAAGATGGTGAAAGAATACCACTGACTGTTGCTGACTATGATAGAGGGGCTGGTACAGTTTCTATTATTTTTCAAGAAGTTGGATATACTACTATAAAACTTGGTAAAAAAGAAGAAGGAGAATATATTCAGGACTTTGTTGGACCTCTTGGACTAGCCTCTGAAGTGGAGGAGTATAAAGGCAAGAGAGTTTGCGTAATTGGCGGAGGTTTGGGCTGTGCAATTGCCTATCCTCAAGCAAAGGCTTTCTATGAAGCAGGAGCAATTGTTGATGTTATTGCTGGTTTTAGAAATAAGGATCTTGTTATTTTAGAAAAAGAAATGGGCGCATGTTCAAAAAAACTTACTATTATAACAGATGATGGTTCTAATGGCAAAAAAGGGCTTGTGACGGATGTATTAAAAGAAGAAATAGAAAGTGGTGCACACTATGATTTAGTGATTGCTATTGGACCGCTTGTTATGATGAAATTTGTATCCTTAGCAACAAAGCCATATGGAATTAAAACCATTGTAAGTATGAATTCAACTATGGTAGATGGCACTGGAATGTGTGGTTGCTGCAGACTGACTGTTGATAATAAAACTAAATTTGCTTGTGTTGATGGGCCAGATTTTGATGGTCACTTAGTGGATTTTGATGAAACTATTAGAAAGTCTAGAATGTATCACGACCATGAAAGAAGTCAATGTAGTTTGGAGGGATTTAAAAATGCCTAA
- the gltA gene encoding NADPH-dependent glutamate synthase, producing MPNMSKVKVPMPEQAPDIRNKNFAEVTLGYTDKDALEEADRCLNCKHKPCMKGCPVNVQIPEFISAIKAGEFKKANDIIKETSSLPAVCGRVCPQESQCEKYCVRGIKNEPVGIGRLERFAADWAMENFAEKSQKPAANGHKVAVVGAGPAGLTCAGDLALMGYDVTIFEAFHVAGGVLMYGIPEFRLPKALVQKEINSLKELGVKIVTNFVVGKSETIDDLLADGYEAVFVGSGAGLPKFMNLPGENLNGVYSANEYLTRINLMKAYEDGAATPIYHAKNVAVFGGGNVAMDAARSAKRMGAENVYIVYRRSENELPARAEEVHHAKEEGIIFKILSNPNEIIGDENFWVKAIKCDTMELGEPDESGRRSPVKVPNAEFILDVDCVIVSIGTSPNPIIPSSTPDLTTNRWGCVVADDAGITEKPGVFAGGDVVTGAATVILAMGAGKNAAAAMDEYIKKR from the coding sequence ATGCCTAATATGTCAAAAGTAAAAGTGCCAATGCCTGAACAAGCGCCAGACATTAGAAACAAAAACTTTGCAGAAGTTACTTTGGGATATACAGATAAGGACGCTTTAGAAGAAGCTGATAGATGCTTAAATTGCAAACATAAGCCGTGTATGAAAGGATGTCCTGTTAATGTACAAATTCCAGAATTTATTTCTGCTATTAAGGCTGGAGAATTTAAAAAAGCAAATGATATTATAAAAGAAACCTCTTCTTTGCCAGCTGTGTGCGGACGTGTGTGCCCTCAAGAATCTCAATGTGAAAAGTATTGTGTACGTGGAATTAAAAATGAGCCTGTGGGAATTGGTAGATTGGAGAGATTTGCAGCGGATTGGGCGATGGAAAATTTTGCCGAAAAGTCTCAAAAACCGGCAGCAAATGGACATAAAGTAGCGGTTGTTGGAGCAGGACCAGCAGGATTAACCTGTGCGGGAGACCTTGCTTTAATGGGTTATGATGTTACAATATTTGAAGCTTTCCATGTTGCAGGTGGAGTTTTGATGTATGGAATTCCGGAATTTAGACTTCCGAAAGCATTAGTTCAAAAGGAAATCAATAGCCTAAAAGAATTAGGTGTGAAAATTGTTACAAACTTTGTTGTAGGAAAATCGGAAACCATTGATGACTTATTAGCAGATGGATATGAAGCGGTGTTTGTAGGTTCTGGTGCAGGGCTTCCTAAATTTATGAATTTGCCTGGCGAAAATTTAAATGGAGTTTATTCTGCAAATGAATATTTAACTCGTATCAACTTGATGAAAGCGTATGAAGATGGTGCAGCAACTCCTATTTATCATGCAAAGAATGTAGCTGTCTTTGGCGGAGGTAATGTCGCGATGGATGCAGCTCGCTCAGCCAAGAGAATGGGTGCAGAAAATGTTTATATCGTATATCGTAGATCTGAAAATGAATTGCCAGCTAGAGCAGAAGAAGTTCATCATGCTAAAGAAGAAGGAATTATATTTAAAATATTATCTAATCCTAATGAAATTATTGGCGATGAAAATTTCTGGGTTAAGGCTATCAAATGTGATACGATGGAGCTTGGCGAGCCAGATGAAAGCGGAAGGCGTTCTCCAGTGAAAGTTCCAAACGCAGAATTTATATTGGATGTTGATTGCGTAATTGTATCTATTGGAACATCTCCAAATCCAATCATTCCAAGCTCAACACCAGATTTAACGACTAACCGATGGGGTTGCGTTGTAGCTGATGATGCGGGAATAACTGAGAAGCCGGGAGTTTTTGCTGGTGGGGATGTTGTAACAGGAGCAGCGACCGTGATTTTAGCTATGGGTGCAGGTAAAAATGCAGCTGCAGCTATGGATGAATATATTAAAAAACGATAA
- a CDS encoding flotillin family protein yields the protein MHFIEIAIIVAIVVLILSMWKKAPIDKAFVITGVKQRVISGKGTIVIPILEQIDRISLEDMNLDVNTTDSLDITGVPLSTDGVAIIKIKNDKQSILTAVEQFNTGKLQSTIDNIKSTTKDVLEGKLREIVSKMTLEDIYQDREKFTSEVESVASSELTKMGLQLITFTLRDITDKNGYLQALGAKRIADVHKNAEIAKAEAQREELEKTAESNRLGKQAQLMAETQVAEAEKEKEIKLQLYKEEQFKAKAKTDKAYDIETNIVQKQVIETEQSAKLLEAIKQTEVTKQNALRKEQELDVNIKKQADAEKYKAEKEAEAQRYIEEQKAYAEQKKIELEAAGRATALELEAKAQALKIEEIGKAEAAAIKAKGQAEAEALKAEVEALREKADVYKEYGNAIIVEIIANNLPEIAANIAKPLAQTEKMVIIDNGGDNSTGASAKFTKGLTNIIAQVPEVVESLTGIDLAEIVKEYTTR from the coding sequence ATGCATTTTATTGAAATTGCAATTATCGTTGCCATTGTTGTACTAATCTTAAGTATGTGGAAAAAAGCTCCTATTGATAAAGCATTTGTAATTACAGGTGTTAAACAGAGAGTTATTAGTGGCAAAGGAACCATAGTTATCCCAATATTAGAACAAATTGACCGCATTTCGCTAGAAGATATGAACCTTGATGTAAATACAACCGATTCACTAGATATTACAGGGGTTCCGTTATCAACAGATGGTGTTGCTATTATTAAGATTAAAAATGATAAGCAAAGTATACTTACAGCAGTGGAACAATTTAATACTGGTAAGCTTCAGAGTACTATTGACAACATCAAGTCTACTACCAAGGATGTTCTAGAAGGTAAGTTGCGAGAAATTGTTTCTAAGATGACTTTAGAAGATATATACCAAGATAGAGAAAAATTTACATCCGAAGTCGAATCTGTTGCAAGCTCTGAACTAACTAAAATGGGGCTTCAACTCATTACATTCACGCTCCGAGATATTACAGATAAAAATGGCTATTTGCAAGCATTAGGTGCCAAGCGTATAGCAGACGTACATAAAAATGCTGAAATTGCAAAGGCAGAGGCCCAAAGAGAAGAGCTAGAAAAGACTGCAGAAAGCAACCGCTTAGGTAAGCAGGCCCAATTAATGGCAGAAACTCAAGTTGCCGAAGCCGAAAAAGAAAAGGAAATTAAGTTGCAGCTGTATAAAGAGGAGCAGTTTAAAGCCAAAGCAAAAACCGATAAAGCCTACGATATCGAAACAAATATTGTTCAAAAACAAGTAATAGAAACTGAACAATCTGCTAAATTGCTAGAAGCTATCAAGCAAACAGAAGTTACAAAACAAAATGCGCTTCGCAAAGAGCAAGAACTCGATGTAAATATCAAAAAGCAAGCCGATGCCGAAAAATATAAAGCCGAAAAAGAAGCCGAAGCCCAAAGATATATCGAAGAGCAAAAAGCATATGCTGAGCAGAAAAAGATTGAACTCGAAGCTGCTGGTAGGGCCACCGCTCTCGAACTAGAAGCCAAAGCTCAGGCATTAAAAATCGAGGAAATTGGTAAAGCCGAAGCCGCTGCGATCAAAGCAAAAGGCCAAGCCGAAGCCGAAGCACTCAAAGCCGAAGTTGAAGCACTTCGCGAAAAAGCTGATGTTTATAAAGAATACGGCAACGCTATCATCGTAGAAATCATTGCTAACAACCTTCCGGAGATTGCTGCCAACATTGCGAAACCTCTTGCTCAAACCGAGAAAATGGTTATCATAGACAATGGCGGTGACAACTCCACCGGCGCTTCTGCCAAGTTTACCAAAGGTCTTACAAACATCATCGCACAAGTACCAGAAGTCGTTGAAAGCTTAACTGGTATTGATCTTGCTGAAATAGTTAAAGAATATACTACACGTTAA
- a CDS encoding WD40/YVTN/BNR-like repeat-containing protein, whose amino-acid sequence MERIDYKNQVSCPGAAVAFHPHDHNTVYAVVDRLNHRGQFVRSTTGGTDWECLCQLFDVPMSDAIKAYTLIIDKNNPTTMYFALPSKAINDVHSTFPVADVNAVAFSNDHHTIYSAAMGADGGLYKSTDEARNWIKMPLPPGVNSINDVSVTPKGRLIISTGFASATASECAGGMYYSDDEGVSWTLAFMWASSYASGFYKLILPDGFSSANKVVTTEDYDIKGLPIEALLK is encoded by the coding sequence ATGGAGCGCATCGATTACAAAAATCAAGTATCCTGTCCTGGCGCAGCGGTGGCATTTCATCCTCACGATCACAACACTGTTTATGCCGTAGTTGACCGACTTAATCATCGCGGGCAATTTGTACGATCTACCACTGGCGGCACTGATTGGGAATGCTTATGCCAACTCTTTGATGTGCCTATGTCTGATGCGATAAAAGCGTATACACTAATCATCGATAAAAATAATCCTACCACTATGTATTTTGCGCTTCCTAGTAAAGCAATCAACGATGTTCACTCAACCTTTCCAGTTGCCGATGTCAACGCTGTTGCTTTTTCAAACGACCACCATACAATTTATTCTGCTGCAATGGGAGCAGATGGGGGGCTATATAAATCCACCGATGAAGCAAGAAACTGGATTAAAATGCCACTTCCACCAGGGGTAAATTCTATCAACGATGTTTCGGTCACGCCAAAAGGTCGCCTAATTATTTCCACCGGTTTTGCTTCTGCAACAGCTTCTGAGTGCGCAGGCGGAATGTATTATAGCGATGACGAAGGAGTCAGCTGGACACTAGCATTTATGTGGGCTTCTTCATATGCATCAGGCTTTTATAAACTGATTCTTCCGGATGGATTTTCATCTGCTAATAAGGTAGTGACTACCGAAGACTATGATATTAAAGGGCTTCCCATCGAAGCTTTGCTCAAATAG
- a CDS encoding extracellular solute-binding protein yields the protein MLKKIIVAPILIGLLTACGGTQTEIVRERGDIYTPVGTYPVVKEGETDSFSVFAPLRTSVTTYDPEINQFSKRLEELTGVTLEYTEPTSIDKRQKFNIMMTGGDYTDVILDMWLAPSELLLYAQQGIFVPLNDLIDKYAPNIKKALDENPVIRDTWTLEDGNMYCIPRIGKSPRNLATEKMWINQDWLNNLGLEVPTTTDEFYEVLKAFKEQDANGNGDPDDEIPFTAAMVSGWGAHPVPYLLNAFIPAVSSTGYFNLDENDKVYPVKATDEWKEFLRYMNKMYTEGLIDPLMFTQTKDQLLKLGSNPEIAIAGAIPAGSTSVFCSTVNVDRWTQYIPIAPLTGPAGVKSAHIVPDFGGSTMTITNACENPEVVMRVFDYMFTEQGALEMILGMKGAGGYDDAPKGAVNYIGEPAKYIRNDQDAIQDISWNRMGSDYQPPDYDLWFAALENPDEDIERILYISSIEDYIPYGQDPEKILLNLSQTTEESRRIVDITALLDSYLEQAMIDFIIGNKNVDEDWEEYLADIEKYGIYELAAIKQAAYDRK from the coding sequence ATGCTAAAAAAAATTATTGTAGCACCAATATTAATTGGATTGCTTACAGCTTGTGGAGGAACACAAACAGAGATTGTAAGAGAGAGAGGTGATATATATACGCCTGTTGGAACATATCCTGTGGTGAAAGAAGGTGAGACAGATTCATTTTCAGTTTTTGCTCCATTGCGAACAAGCGTAACTACATATGATCCAGAAATTAATCAATTTTCGAAACGGCTGGAAGAACTCACAGGCGTAACACTAGAATATACTGAGCCCACTTCGATAGATAAAAGACAAAAATTTAACATAATGATGACAGGTGGAGACTATACCGATGTAATCTTGGATATGTGGTTGGCTCCGTCTGAATTGTTGCTTTATGCTCAGCAAGGAATCTTTGTTCCACTCAATGATTTAATTGACAAATATGCACCGAACATAAAAAAAGCATTAGATGAGAATCCGGTGATAAGAGATACTTGGACATTGGAAGATGGAAATATGTATTGTATTCCAAGGATAGGAAAGTCACCAAGAAATTTGGCTACTGAAAAAATGTGGATCAATCAGGATTGGCTGAATAATTTGGGGCTAGAAGTGCCTACAACTACAGATGAATTTTATGAGGTGCTAAAAGCATTTAAGGAGCAAGATGCAAATGGTAATGGCGATCCCGATGATGAAATTCCCTTTACTGCAGCGATGGTAAGTGGATGGGGGGCGCATCCGGTACCATATTTGCTAAACGCATTTATCCCAGCTGTTTCTAGTACAGGTTACTTTAATTTGGATGAAAACGATAAAGTTTATCCTGTAAAAGCAACTGATGAGTGGAAAGAATTTTTGAGATACATGAATAAAATGTATACGGAAGGGTTGATAGATCCATTGATGTTCACTCAAACAAAAGATCAATTGTTAAAATTGGGGTCTAATCCAGAGATTGCTATAGCGGGGGCAATTCCTGCGGGATCTACATCGGTGTTTTGTAGTACTGTTAATGTGGATCGATGGACGCAATATATACCGATAGCTCCTCTTACGGGGCCAGCAGGGGTGAAGTCGGCACATATAGTACCTGATTTTGGTGGATCTACGATGACGATAACAAATGCTTGTGAGAACCCAGAAGTGGTAATGCGTGTATTCGATTATATGTTTACTGAGCAAGGCGCACTGGAAATGATATTGGGAATGAAAGGTGCGGGCGGCTACGACGATGCGCCAAAAGGTGCGGTAAACTATATTGGAGAACCTGCAAAGTATATACGAAACGATCAAGATGCAATTCAAGATATAAGTTGGAATAGAATGGGATCGGACTACCAACCGCCTGATTATGACTTATGGTTTGCGGCACTTGAAAACCCGGATGAAGATATTGAGAGAATTTTATATATTTCATCGATAGAAGACTATATTCCCTATGGGCAAGACCCTGAAAAAATTTTGCTAAATTTGTCTCAAACAACAGAAGAATCAAGACGTATTGTGGATATTACAGCACTGTTAGATTCATATCTAGAGCAAGCAATGATTGATTTTATTATAGGCAATAAAAATGTGGATGAAGATTGGGAGGAATACTTAGCAGATATTGAAAAATATGGTATATATGAACTTGCGGCAATAAAACAGGCTGCATATGACAGAAAATAA
- a CDS encoding leucine-rich repeat domain-containing protein: MNETAETLKQIYLTYGETIYVNKPQFKHLIQDKLNNSDVKMLLWAIELGVAAAVGLQVKSADDKDSIAQIQKHLVNEFMWQPDLAQKAIECFVYAKFSLAKDEEPIVNILNYNTRQFYIVNKVLIKYIGDDAKVKVPEGVTFIAEKAFYKCTNVTEIILPDSIVSIGKFAFDFCSSLHKIELSPNITHIGTGAFSRCSSLKHIDLPEQIVVLASGMFWGCSSLENVILPKGIFRISDFMFYNCNNLVNVEIPPNAHEIGKEAFSGCHKLVFIELPKGMLTIDEKAFNDCLTLEKFILPEAVSSVGNNVFAGCYNLKTIIIHHSLKSIAGTDILNNKIQVLTPDNKLWNLLVS; the protein is encoded by the coding sequence ATGAATGAAACTGCAGAGACTTTAAAACAAATTTATCTAACATATGGAGAAACAATTTATGTAAATAAACCACAATTCAAACATTTGATACAAGATAAACTAAATAATTCAGATGTAAAAATGTTACTATGGGCAATAGAACTGGGGGTCGCGGCCGCAGTAGGGCTTCAGGTTAAATCTGCTGATGACAAAGATTCTATTGCTCAAATACAAAAACATCTTGTAAATGAATTTATGTGGCAACCAGATCTAGCACAAAAAGCTATTGAATGTTTTGTATATGCAAAATTTTCTCTTGCAAAAGATGAAGAACCCATAGTTAATATATTGAATTATAATACACGACAATTTTATATTGTAAATAAAGTATTAATTAAATATATTGGCGATGATGCAAAAGTTAAAGTTCCAGAAGGAGTCACTTTTATTGCCGAAAAAGCTTTTTATAAGTGTACCAATGTAACAGAAATAATACTTCCCGATAGTATCGTTAGTATTGGTAAATTTGCCTTCGATTTTTGTAGCAGTTTACACAAAATCGAGCTTTCTCCAAACATCACTCACATTGGCACAGGCGCTTTTAGTAGATGCAGTAGCCTAAAGCACATCGATCTTCCAGAACAGATTGTCGTTCTAGCCTCTGGAATGTTTTGGGGATGCAGTAGTCTCGAAAATGTTATTCTTCCCAAAGGAATATTCCGTATTAGTGATTTTATGTTTTATAATTGCAATAATTTGGTAAATGTAGAAATTCCACCTAATGCTCATGAAATAGGTAAAGAGGCCTTTTCTGGTTGCCACAAACTTGTTTTTATTGAATTACCTAAAGGTATGCTTACAATTGACGAAAAAGCTTTTAATGATTGTCTCACCCTAGAGAAGTTCATACTTCCTGAAGCCGTTTCCAGCGTTGGCAATAATGTATTTGCTGGATGTTATAACCTCAAAACCATAATAATTCATCATTCACTAAAATCAATAGCAGGTACTGATATTCTCAATAACAAAATTCAGGTACTTACACCAGATAACAAACTTTGGAATTTATTAGTTTCTTAA
- a CDS encoding replication-associated recombination protein A, producing MDLFDYIGTKNIDSPLALKLRPVTLAQIVGQEHILAKGKLLHRAITADKLQSMIFYGPPGSGKTTIAKVIAKTTTSHFETLNATTSGKADILRLVQNAKDSLATSSKHTIIFIDEIHRFNKAQQDALLPYAEDGTIILIGATTENPYFEVNRALLSRSLIFELHSLTNENIITILQRAITDTDKGLGVYNAILTDQAAEFIATHAAGDARAALNALELATLTTERSADGKINITAQVASECMQKKILNYDKKGDNHYDVISAFIKSMRGSDANATLHYLARMLESGEDIKFIARRIMICASEDVGNADPMALILATNAMLAAERVGMPESKIILAQAATYIATSKKSNACYAGINAAIADVQTIDIGQVPNHLKDTHYKGSESRGIDYKYPHSYEGNYVEQQYLPDAIATKKYYNDPK from the coding sequence ATGGATTTATTTGATTATATAGGAACAAAAAATATTGATTCACCACTTGCTTTAAAATTACGACCTGTTACTCTTGCCCAGATCGTTGGCCAAGAACATATTTTAGCAAAAGGAAAACTACTACATCGTGCCATTACCGCCGATAAATTACAATCTATGATTTTTTATGGTCCCCCAGGATCTGGAAAAACTACTATTGCTAAAGTTATTGCTAAAACTACTACATCGCACTTTGAAACATTAAATGCTACTACTAGCGGAAAAGCCGATATTCTCAGATTAGTTCAAAACGCAAAAGATTCATTAGCAACTTCTAGTAAACATACTATTATATTTATAGACGAAATACATCGATTTAATAAAGCTCAACAAGATGCATTGCTTCCTTACGCAGAAGACGGCACCATCATTTTAATAGGGGCAACGACTGAAAATCCTTATTTTGAAGTCAATCGTGCTCTGCTATCTCGTTCATTAATTTTTGAGTTACATTCTCTTACCAATGAAAATATTATAACAATTTTACAGCGTGCTATTACAGATACAGACAAAGGACTAGGAGTATATAATGCCATACTTACTGACCAAGCCGCAGAATTCATTGCGACACATGCAGCTGGTGATGCTCGCGCAGCTTTAAATGCTCTTGAATTAGCGACACTTACTACAGAACGCAGTGCGGATGGAAAAATTAATATAACCGCCCAAGTTGCCAGTGAATGCATGCAAAAAAAAATTTTAAACTATGACAAAAAAGGTGACAACCATTATGATGTAATTTCTGCGTTTATTAAAAGTATGCGTGGCTCTGATGCAAATGCGACACTTCATTATTTAGCCAGAATGTTAGAATCCGGCGAAGACATAAAGTTCATTGCTAGAAGAATCATGATTTGTGCAAGCGAAGACGTTGGCAATGCCGATCCTATGGCTCTAATTTTAGCAACAAACGCAATGCTCGCTGCAGAACGAGTAGGTATGCCCGAAAGTAAAATAATTTTAGCTCAGGCTGCAACTTATATAGCGACTTCAAAAAAAAGCAATGCCTGCTATGCGGGAATTAATGCCGCCATCGCTGATGTCCAAACTATTGATATCGGACAAGTTCCTAACCATCTAAAGGACACACATTATAAAGGATCAGAATCTCGAGGTATTGATTATAAATACCCTCATTCATATGAAGGAAATTACGTAGAACAACAATACTTACCTGACGCTATCGCTACAAAAAAATATTACAATGATCCCAAATAA
- a CDS encoding tRNA lysidine(34) synthetase: protein MKKEFTKMQQIERSLITTYKKTIWSKFVKAINEYQLIKDGDKIAVCISGGKDSFVLAKCMQELLRHGRNNFELVFLVMNPGYSNQNRELIIENAKLMGIPIQMFESPIFTVVADVGGNPCYLCARMRRGYLYKEAQQLGCNKIALGHHFDDVIETTLMNMLYSGEVKTMMPKLKSLNFKPMELIRPLYMVKEKDILAFKDYNKLMFLQCACLMTEKIANDNVDSKRQEMKKLIQNFRKINPHIDRNIFQSMHNINLDTVLGTRTNGNVKSFLDNY from the coding sequence ATGAAAAAAGAATTTACAAAAATGCAACAGATAGAAAGAAGTCTGATTACAACATATAAAAAAACAATTTGGTCTAAATTTGTGAAAGCAATTAATGAGTATCAACTTATAAAAGATGGAGATAAAATTGCTGTGTGTATTTCAGGAGGGAAAGATTCATTCGTGTTAGCAAAATGTATGCAAGAGCTTTTGCGTCATGGTCGTAACAATTTTGAATTAGTATTTTTGGTAATGAATCCAGGATATTCAAATCAAAATAGAGAACTTATAATAGAAAATGCAAAATTGATGGGCATTCCTATTCAGATGTTTGAAAGTCCGATATTCACTGTAGTTGCAGATGTAGGTGGAAATCCTTGTTATTTGTGTGCAAGAATGAGACGAGGATATCTGTATAAAGAGGCGCAGCAGCTTGGGTGTAATAAGATTGCACTAGGGCATCATTTTGACGATGTTATAGAAACAACTTTGATGAATATGTTATATAGTGGCGAAGTAAAAACGATGATGCCAAAATTGAAAAGTCTAAATTTTAAGCCAATGGAATTGATACGTCCACTATATATGGTTAAGGAAAAAGATATATTGGCATTTAAGGATTATAATAAACTGATGTTTTTGCAATGTGCGTGCCTTATGACTGAGAAAATTGCTAATGATAATGTGGATTCGAAGAGACAAGAAATGAAAAAATTGATTCAAAATTTCAGAAAAATTAATCCTCATATTGATAGAAATATTTTTCAAAGTATGCATAATATAAATCTAGATACAGTGCTTGGAACTAGAACGAACGGAAACGTTAAATCTTTTTTAGATAATTACTAA
- a CDS encoding phosphatase, with product MKFLVDLHTHTLSSGHAYSTFDENAKFAKENGIELLGISDHAPTMPGGAHLYHFTNAKVIPQEVYGMKVLRGVELNIIDYNGTVDLADSIIKSLDYSIASLHPPCINFADIKSVTYAVLEAMQNPLVNIIGHPGDQRYPQDLYELARMSKMTNTLLEVNNASLDASCLRVGVRESLIELLHYCNDFDMPIIANTDAHICYEVGNFEKTISFLEEIQFPKELILNLYPDKVLEFLELKK from the coding sequence ATGAAATTTTTAGTTGATTTACACACTCATACGCTTTCAAGTGGACATGCGTACAGTACATTCGATGAAAATGCTAAATTCGCAAAAGAAAATGGAATAGAACTATTAGGAATCTCAGATCATGCACCAACAATGCCAGGTGGTGCTCATCTATATCATTTTACAAATGCAAAAGTCATTCCGCAAGAAGTATATGGGATGAAAGTTTTGCGTGGTGTAGAATTAAACATTATTGATTATAATGGTACGGTTGATTTAGCAGACAGTATAATAAAAAGCTTAGATTATTCTATAGCAAGCTTACATCCGCCATGTATAAATTTTGCGGATATAAAAAGTGTGACATATGCAGTTTTAGAAGCCATGCAAAATCCTCTGGTTAATATCATTGGTCATCCTGGAGATCAGCGATATCCACAAGATTTATACGAGCTTGCTAGAATGTCAAAAATGACCAATACATTGTTAGAAGTGAATAATGCGTCACTAGATGCATCTTGTTTAAGAGTGGGAGTTAGAGAAAGTTTGATAGAGCTGCTACACTATTGTAATGATTTCGATATGCCTATTATAGCAAATACTGATGCACACATTTGTTATGAGGTGGGTAATTTTGAGAAAACGATTTCTTTTTTAGAGGAAATTCAATTTCCAAAAGAATTAATATTAAATTTATATCCGGATAAAGTGCTAGAATTTTTAGAACTAAAGAAATAA
- a CDS encoding YerC/YecD family TrpR-related protein, whose protein sequence is MNKEKKLIKDLYNAILKLKTIEECDLFFKDLCTPNELNAFAQRLEVARLLLQNKTYVEIQQVTNASTTTISRVNRTIVDGAKGYESLL, encoded by the coding sequence ATGAATAAGGAAAAAAAGCTAATTAAAGACTTGTATAATGCAATATTGAAACTTAAAACTATAGAGGAATGTGATTTATTTTTTAAAGATTTATGCACCCCTAATGAACTAAATGCATTTGCTCAAAGATTGGAAGTTGCAAGATTGTTATTACAAAATAAGACATATGTAGAAATACAACAAGTTACAAATGCTTCCACTACCACGATAAGTCGAGTAAATCGCACTATCGTGGATGGGGCGAAAGGTTATGAGTCACTATTATAA